A portion of the Kiritimatiellia bacterium genome contains these proteins:
- the hflK gene encoding FtsH protease activity modulator HflK produces the protein MHHDHPPAARPATPLVPRAVRGRRPAAAAIVLAMVAWGLTGLYTVQPNEQAVVQRMGRMLPELRGPGLHLGLPIGLDRVRRVRLQELRRVPIGPLSAVRDAGRPGAALEHLTGDRNLVRLAGVVQYRIEDPRAFLFRAAVLEAMLGDLAAAALGREVAVMDVDRLLTVARPELQEALRARTQQAADALGLGVRVVAVTMEEIAPPPEVADAFRDVAAAREDRQRAINEAEGYASRLLPRARGEAGQILAAARGEAGDRVLRARGEAAAFLAMWERYRVDPSATALRLAIEAAEEVLPRLRMIVLDERARRRVDLVLPEAVER, from the coding sequence ATGCATCATGACCATCCGCCGGCCGCGCGCCCCGCCACGCCGCTGGTCCCGCGCGCCGTGCGGGGCCGCCGCCCAGCAGCCGCCGCGATCGTTCTGGCTATGGTCGCATGGGGGTTGACGGGGCTCTACACCGTGCAGCCGAACGAACAGGCGGTGGTTCAACGGATGGGCCGCATGCTGCCGGAGCTGCGCGGCCCCGGCCTCCATCTGGGGCTGCCGATCGGTCTGGACCGGGTGCGGCGCGTGCGGCTGCAGGAGCTGCGACGCGTGCCGATCGGGCCGCTCAGCGCGGTGCGCGATGCAGGACGCCCCGGCGCCGCGCTCGAACATCTGACGGGTGATCGGAACCTCGTCCGACTGGCGGGCGTGGTGCAGTACCGGATCGAGGATCCACGGGCATTTTTGTTCCGGGCGGCTGTGCTGGAGGCGATGCTCGGCGATCTGGCCGCCGCCGCGTTGGGTCGTGAGGTGGCGGTCATGGATGTGGACCGGCTGCTGACCGTCGCGCGACCCGAACTTCAGGAGGCGTTGCGCGCGCGCACACAGCAGGCTGCGGACGCGCTCGGGCTGGGTGTGCGGGTGGTCGCGGTGACGATGGAGGAGATCGCCCCCCCTCCCGAAGTGGCCGACGCTTTTCGCGACGTCGCGGCCGCGCGCGAGGATCGGCAGCGGGCGATCAACGAAGCGGAGGGTTATGCGAGCCGGCTGCTGCCCCGGGCAAGAGGCGAGGCCGGCCAGATCCTTGCGGCTGCACGTGGTGAGGCGGGCGACCGTGTGCTGCGTGCCCGTGGCGAGGCGGCCGCATTCCTCGCGATGTGGGAACGGTACCGCGTCGACCCGAGCGCCACGGCGCTACGACTTGCGATCGAAGCCGCGGAGGAGGTTCTGCCTCGCCTGCGAATGATCGTGCTGGACGAACGCGCACGCCGGCGGGTCGACCTGGTGCTGCCGGAGGCGGTCGAACGGTGA
- a CDS encoding protease modulator HflC, with the protein MKRSRFLEALAAGVLVLAAVRTPVFVDETEYAIVTQFGRPVRDLPGPGLHWTAPWQSVLRLDRRLQLYDPRPSEFLTREKKNLDLDLFVIWRIVQPRRFLETVIDMGGAEARLHDLVWSEMAAEAGRNPMEAFVSTNAAEHRLDRIVAAVAERCARRAAEAYGIEIADVRVKRVNLPAQVRENVFQRMRSERARIARQYRAEGEEEAMRIRAEADRERTVLLAQAAAEAEEVRGRAEAEATRIYAEAHRRDPVFYQLVRSLEGARRFLDRQTTLLLASDSPLLRHLFEAGAMAPESPR; encoded by the coding sequence ATGAAACGGTCGAGGTTCCTTGAGGCGCTGGCCGCGGGCGTGCTGGTGCTCGCCGCGGTGCGCACACCGGTCTTCGTGGATGAGACGGAATACGCGATCGTCACGCAGTTCGGCCGGCCGGTCCGCGATCTGCCCGGCCCGGGACTGCACTGGACGGCGCCATGGCAGTCGGTGCTGCGGCTCGATCGCCGGCTGCAGTTGTACGATCCGCGGCCGTCCGAGTTTCTGACCCGCGAGAAGAAGAATCTCGATCTGGACCTGTTTGTGATCTGGCGGATTGTGCAGCCGCGCCGGTTCCTGGAGACCGTGATTGACATGGGCGGCGCGGAGGCGCGGCTGCACGATTTGGTGTGGTCGGAAATGGCGGCGGAAGCGGGGCGCAATCCAATGGAGGCGTTCGTTTCGACGAACGCGGCGGAACACCGGCTGGACCGGATCGTTGCGGCGGTCGCGGAGCGATGCGCGAGGCGCGCCGCGGAGGCCTATGGGATTGAGATCGCCGATGTCCGCGTGAAACGGGTGAACCTGCCGGCGCAGGTGCGCGAGAACGTGTTTCAGCGTATGCGGTCGGAGCGCGCGCGGATCGCCCGCCAGTACCGCGCGGAGGGCGAGGAGGAGGCGATGCGCATCCGCGCGGAGGCCGACCGCGAACGAACCGTGCTGCTGGCGCAGGCCGCGGCGGAGGCCGAGGAGGTACGAGGGCGGGCTGAGGCCGAGGCGACCCGCATCTACGCGGAGGCGCATCGGCGGGATCCGGTGTTCTACCAGCTCGTCCGCAGTCTCGAGGGGGCACGGCGGTTTCTTGACCGGCAGACAACGCTACTGCTGGCATCCGATTCGCCGCTGCTGCGGCACCTTTTTGAGGCGGGCGCGATGGCGCCGGAGTCGCCGCGGTGA
- a CDS encoding heavy metal translocating P-type ATPase, which translates to MPRPVEFLIRPRARGAIRLALVGAGLLAYLTGRWREVAGWDAALVVALAGGWPIYWRAAAELLHGRLCADLAVALAALGALYVGQPLAAAEVIFIMLLGEFLEETTVARTRAGISALLRMRPETARVLRNGVEVIVPVGQLVPGDRVRLRPGERVPADGRIAAGAAAVDESALTGESVPADKTAGDPVYEGTTPLDGALDVVVERVGAETTLGRLLHLVEEAAAARAPIQRLADRWASWFVPIVLVIAAVVGWRTGDLVRAVSVLVVACPCALVMATPTAVVAAIGALARHGVLVKGGAALETLARVRTVLFDKTGTLTQARLVVTEVVAEPGESEDSVLAIAAAVEAGSAHPLARAITAAVEARGLQVPPATDWRSQAGLGAEAVVSGGTARAGNRRWFEQSGVAVTRQLDERGLALAERGLTLVWVARGERAIGVIAIADVVRSEAAAALHELEHLGIRRLRMLTGDHESVARAVARALGLTEVRAQLLPADKIAEVRRAAAEGGPVAMVGDGLNDAPALQAADVGIAPADIGSDLAMESASVVLVGGDLRKIPRAIATARRARRTIIENVALFTFGFNVIGIAAAAAGWLPPVAAAVWHQVGSLAVVLNSMRLLVEPGAWRHRLECWAEWARTHRRGWVRAVCALGLLGWGTSGLVVVGPGEVAIVRTFGRAHASPLGPGLHLHAPWPFGRRDRLRPLEVRRVEIGFRADLTAANTEPPAYEWNVQHRGGRYSRVPAEAEVWTGDENLVDVKAVVHYCIRDPYAALFRLGRNDREGRPLWDELVRRAAESALRAEAAARSASELMAEQRSEIEARVRERLERLLAQYANAFEVRDVRLADVHPPLEVVPAFREVAAAQEAREAEINSAQADALALRAAARGEAAARVIGARAAATSRWTRAAGEARRFTAVASAYAVAPEVVAARLRWEAVESALAGRPKWIVDAGDSAGRRVLWLMADGRLEPTPPAAGAERGLAPAAEETRGSPQ; encoded by the coding sequence ATGCCCCGTCCGGTTGAGTTTTTGATCCGGCCGCGTGCGCGGGGTGCGATTCGGCTGGCGCTGGTCGGCGCAGGGCTGCTGGCGTATTTGACGGGACGCTGGCGCGAGGTCGCCGGCTGGGATGCGGCGCTGGTGGTGGCGCTGGCCGGCGGCTGGCCGATCTACTGGCGCGCGGCCGCGGAGCTGCTGCACGGCCGGCTGTGCGCGGACCTCGCGGTGGCCCTGGCCGCGTTGGGCGCGCTCTACGTCGGCCAGCCGCTCGCGGCCGCGGAAGTCATCTTCATCATGCTCCTCGGGGAGTTTCTCGAGGAGACCACTGTCGCCCGCACGCGGGCGGGCATCTCTGCGCTGCTGCGGATGCGTCCGGAGACCGCGCGGGTGCTCCGCAACGGTGTGGAGGTGATCGTCCCGGTCGGGCAGTTGGTGCCGGGCGACCGGGTGCGGTTGCGGCCCGGCGAACGCGTGCCTGCCGACGGCCGCATTGCTGCCGGCGCTGCGGCGGTCGATGAGAGCGCGCTGACGGGCGAATCGGTCCCCGCGGACAAGACCGCCGGAGATCCGGTGTACGAAGGCACCACGCCGCTCGATGGCGCGCTCGACGTGGTGGTCGAGCGAGTGGGCGCGGAGACCACGCTCGGTCGGTTACTGCATCTGGTGGAGGAGGCCGCCGCCGCACGCGCGCCGATCCAGCGCCTCGCGGACCGATGGGCGTCATGGTTTGTCCCGATCGTGCTCGTGATCGCCGCGGTGGTGGGCTGGCGGACCGGCGACCTCGTGCGGGCAGTCTCGGTGCTGGTGGTGGCCTGTCCCTGCGCGCTGGTGATGGCGACGCCCACCGCGGTTGTCGCGGCAATCGGCGCGCTGGCCCGGCATGGCGTGCTGGTGAAGGGCGGCGCGGCGCTGGAGACCCTTGCACGAGTTCGAACCGTGCTGTTCGACAAAACAGGCACGCTGACCCAGGCGCGGCTGGTGGTGACGGAGGTCGTCGCGGAGCCGGGTGAGTCGGAGGACTCGGTGCTCGCGATCGCGGCGGCGGTCGAAGCCGGCTCCGCGCATCCGCTGGCACGCGCGATCACCGCTGCGGTCGAGGCACGCGGCCTGCAGGTGCCCCCGGCGACGGACTGGCGTTCGCAAGCGGGCCTCGGCGCGGAGGCGGTGGTGTCGGGCGGGACCGCGCGGGCCGGCAACCGACGATGGTTCGAGCAATCCGGTGTGGCGGTCACGCGTCAGCTGGACGAGCGGGGCCTCGCGCTCGCGGAGCGCGGTCTGACGCTGGTCTGGGTTGCCCGCGGAGAGCGTGCGATCGGCGTGATCGCGATCGCCGATGTGGTGCGTTCCGAGGCCGCCGCCGCGTTGCACGAGCTCGAACATCTTGGCATCCGCCGCCTACGGATGCTGACCGGCGACCACGAGTCGGTGGCCCGCGCGGTCGCGCGCGCGCTCGGCCTCACCGAGGTGCGCGCGCAACTGCTGCCGGCGGACAAAATTGCGGAGGTACGCCGCGCCGCCGCGGAGGGCGGGCCGGTGGCGATGGTTGGCGATGGCCTGAACGACGCGCCGGCGCTGCAGGCCGCCGATGTTGGGATTGCGCCTGCGGATATCGGCTCCGACCTCGCCATGGAGTCGGCCAGCGTGGTGTTGGTGGGGGGTGATCTGCGAAAAATCCCGCGCGCGATCGCAACCGCGCGCCGCGCCCGGCGGACGATCATTGAAAACGTGGCGCTGTTCACGTTTGGCTTCAACGTGATCGGCATTGCGGCGGCGGCGGCCGGATGGTTGCCTCCGGTGGCGGCGGCGGTCTGGCACCAAGTGGGTTCGCTCGCAGTGGTATTGAACTCGATGCGGCTGCTCGTCGAGCCGGGCGCGTGGCGACATCGGCTCGAGTGCTGGGCGGAATGGGCGAGAACGCACCGGCGGGGCTGGGTGAGGGCTGTGTGCGCGCTGGGGCTGCTGGGATGGGGGACGAGTGGCCTGGTGGTGGTCGGGCCTGGCGAGGTGGCGATCGTGCGCACATTCGGCCGTGCACATGCCTCTCCGCTGGGGCCGGGCCTGCATCTGCATGCGCCCTGGCCATTCGGGCGGCGTGATCGGTTGCGGCCTCTGGAAGTGCGTCGTGTGGAGATCGGCTTCCGTGCAGATCTGACCGCTGCGAACACCGAACCGCCGGCGTACGAGTGGAACGTGCAGCATCGGGGCGGCCGGTACAGCCGCGTGCCAGCCGAGGCGGAGGTGTGGACCGGCGACGAAAACCTCGTGGACGTCAAGGCGGTCGTGCACTACTGCATTCGCGATCCCTACGCTGCGCTGTTTCGCCTCGGCCGAAACGATCGGGAGGGGCGCCCGCTCTGGGACGAGCTGGTCCGGCGGGCGGCGGAGTCGGCGCTGCGCGCGGAGGCGGCAGCCAGATCGGCAAGCGAGCTGATGGCCGAGCAACGCTCGGAGATCGAAGCGCGCGTGCGGGAACGGCTGGAGCGGTTGCTGGCGCAGTACGCGAACGCGTTTGAAGTGCGGGACGTGCGGTTGGCGGATGTGCATCCGCCGCTGGAAGTGGTGCCAGCTTTTCGCGAAGTGGCGGCGGCTCAGGAGGCGCGCGAGGCGGAGATCAACTCGGCGCAGGCGGACGCGCTGGCGCTGCGCGCGGCCGCGCGCGGCGAGGCGGCGGCACGGGTGATCGGCGCGCGGGCGGCGGCGACCAGTCGCTGGACCCGCGCCGCGGGCGAAGCGCGCCGGTTCACTGCGGTCGCCTCCGCCTATGCGGTGGCGCCAGAGGTGGTTGCCGCGCGTCTGCGCTGGGAGGCGGTGGAGTCTGCACTGGCGGGCCGCCCGAAATGGATCGTGGACGCCGGCGACAGCGCAGGCCGGCGCGTGCTCTGGCTGATGGCGGATGGTCGCCTCGAGCCGACACCCCCGGCGGCCGGCGCGGAGCGCGGCCTGGCGCCGGCCGCTGAGGAAACGAGAGGGTCACCGCAATGA
- a CDS encoding DUF1080 domain-containing protein: protein MSRVRPLAGVWGILAFATVAIAAQTLAPFDLDQWDAFLAEPSARKGDVWSVRDGVLVCRGEPMGYLFTKAVYTNLRLRLEWRWAPGSAPGNSGVLLRINGEPRPLPRSIEVQLKSGDAGALYGFHGMALRGPEDRTFRREGHPMGGTLTGVRKAEAAEKEPGEWNSMEVELRGGILRVMVNGRQVNAAEDCEVVPGPVGLQSEGGEIHFRNVVIEALP from the coding sequence ATGAGCCGAGTCCGTCCTCTCGCTGGAGTCTGGGGGATTTTGGCGTTCGCGACGGTCGCGATCGCCGCGCAGACGCTGGCCCCATTTGACCTGGATCAGTGGGACGCATTTCTTGCGGAGCCGTCCGCTCGAAAGGGCGACGTGTGGAGCGTGCGCGACGGTGTGCTGGTGTGCCGGGGCGAGCCGATGGGATATCTGTTCACGAAGGCGGTCTATACGAACCTCCGTCTGCGTCTGGAGTGGCGCTGGGCGCCGGGCAGTGCGCCGGGCAACAGCGGTGTGCTGTTGCGAATCAATGGCGAGCCGCGGCCGCTGCCGCGCTCGATCGAGGTGCAGCTCAAGAGTGGCGATGCCGGCGCGCTGTACGGTTTTCACGGGATGGCGCTTCGCGGTCCGGAGGACCGAACCTTTCGCCGCGAGGGGCACCCGATGGGCGGCACCCTCACGGGCGTGAGAAAGGCGGAGGCGGCGGAAAAGGAGCCGGGCGAATGGAACTCGATGGAGGTTGAGCTGCGGGGCGGGATCCTTCGTGTGATGGTGAACGGCCGGCAGGTGAATGCGGCAGAGGACTGTGAAGTCGTACCGGGGCCGGTGGGCCTGCAGTCGGAGGGTGGTGAGATCCATTTCCGCAATGTGGTGATTGAAGCGCTGCCATGA
- a CDS encoding alpha-N-arabinofuranosidase: MKARLGFVLGVALVLEVGGRPLPLPEGVGDRSGFWRTSAAGGEAKFDVVREPAGERRLMVRVETGCTHAVWRLAVGVRPHARYRMGGRLRAEGVEGGEALMRLRNRPERSEPAGGPGEWREVGLEFDSGAADSVELEVGVVGRPLARGVVAVERLAIEPVAMPPLPAGAITVEVAAAGAPLDERVYSQFIEHMGRCIYGGIWAEMLEDRKFFYPIRAEYAPYGPGVRPSPEAPFPILRASPWQIVAEGGASTAVVMVTNRPFAAPHAPRLSVGAAIQQRYLEIEVGRRYEGCVWARAEGRGARLGVALEGAVPERHGTFAIGAGDYEKISFAFVATTTLHDAAFQLRADGAPVVIGAVSLMPADHVAGMRRDTLALLRRLRAPIYRWPGGNFVSGYDWRDGIGERDRRPPRANPAWTGVEPNDFGLHEFIRFCREVGAEPLITVNTGFGDAHSAAALLEYANGSARGTYWGRRRAENGAREPFGVRYWCIGNEMWGSWQLGHMKPEHYMLKHNWVVDTMRAVQPDFIAIASGQIGRWDELMLRQCADRIDWIAEHFYCREQAGEMSHVRQIPDAIRRIAEAHRRYRTEIAELAGRDIRVAVTEWNYWYGPHVFGELGTRYFLRDALGIAAGIHEYARQSELITAAFYAQTVNVIGAVKTDRSRAAMETTGWVLAMYREHFLGAPLRTSCGPWIDAQALRSPDGRTVRLGVVNPWSEPLRVPLEWRGGAVAGGGRGWRVAGNDPAAHNDPRRPDVVVISDVTAVGPDVLELPPHSATIVEFPLAPVR, encoded by the coding sequence ATGAAGGCGAGACTGGGATTCGTGCTGGGCGTGGCCCTTGTGCTCGAGGTTGGCGGGCGGCCGCTGCCGTTGCCGGAGGGTGTGGGCGACCGTTCGGGCTTCTGGCGTACATCCGCGGCCGGCGGGGAGGCGAAATTCGACGTGGTGCGGGAGCCCGCGGGCGAGCGCCGGCTGATGGTCAGAGTCGAGACGGGGTGCACGCATGCGGTCTGGCGCCTGGCGGTGGGTGTGCGGCCGCATGCGCGCTACCGGATGGGCGGTCGGCTGCGCGCGGAGGGGGTGGAGGGAGGCGAGGCGCTGATGCGACTCCGCAACCGGCCGGAGCGGTCCGAACCGGCCGGCGGCCCGGGAGAGTGGCGCGAGGTGGGGCTAGAGTTCGACAGCGGCGCGGCGGACTCGGTGGAGCTCGAGGTCGGGGTGGTCGGCAGGCCGCTCGCCAGGGGGGTGGTGGCGGTCGAACGTCTGGCGATCGAACCGGTCGCGATGCCGCCGCTGCCGGCGGGGGCGATTACGGTGGAGGTCGCGGCGGCGGGGGCACCCCTGGACGAGCGGGTGTACAGCCAGTTCATCGAACACATGGGCCGGTGCATCTACGGGGGCATCTGGGCCGAAATGCTGGAGGACCGGAAGTTCTTTTATCCGATCCGCGCGGAGTATGCGCCGTACGGACCGGGAGTGCGCCCGAGCCCTGAGGCGCCGTTCCCGATTTTGCGGGCCTCGCCCTGGCAGATTGTGGCCGAGGGCGGCGCCTCCACCGCGGTGGTGATGGTGACGAATCGTCCGTTTGCGGCGCCGCACGCGCCGAGGCTGAGTGTGGGCGCGGCGATACAGCAGCGGTACCTGGAAATCGAGGTGGGGCGACGGTACGAGGGCTGCGTGTGGGCGCGGGCGGAGGGTCGCGGCGCACGGCTGGGGGTCGCGTTGGAGGGCGCAGTGCCCGAGCGCCACGGCACGTTTGCGATTGGCGCTGGCGATTACGAAAAGATTTCTTTCGCGTTCGTCGCGACGACGACGCTGCACGACGCAGCGTTCCAGCTTCGGGCGGACGGTGCGCCGGTGGTGATCGGGGCGGTTTCGCTGATGCCGGCCGATCACGTCGCGGGGATGCGGCGGGATACGCTGGCGCTGCTGCGGCGTCTCCGCGCGCCGATCTACCGATGGCCGGGCGGGAACTTTGTTTCGGGCTACGACTGGCGCGACGGGATCGGCGAGCGCGATCGGCGTCCACCGCGGGCGAACCCCGCCTGGACGGGTGTGGAGCCGAACGACTTTGGTCTGCACGAGTTCATTCGGTTCTGCCGCGAGGTGGGTGCGGAACCGCTGATCACGGTGAACACTGGCTTTGGCGATGCGCATTCCGCGGCGGCGCTGCTCGAGTACGCGAACGGGAGCGCGCGCGGTACGTATTGGGGGCGGCGTCGCGCGGAGAACGGCGCGCGCGAGCCGTTCGGTGTCCGCTACTGGTGCATCGGGAACGAAATGTGGGGCAGTTGGCAGCTCGGACACATGAAACCGGAGCACTACATGCTCAAACACAACTGGGTGGTGGACACGATGCGGGCGGTGCAACCGGACTTCATCGCGATCGCGTCCGGCCAGATCGGCCGCTGGGACGAACTGATGCTGCGGCAGTGCGCGGACCGCATCGACTGGATTGCGGAGCACTTCTACTGCAGGGAACAGGCGGGCGAGATGAGCCATGTCCGCCAGATTCCCGATGCGATCCGCCGAATTGCCGAGGCGCACCGGCGTTACCGAACGGAGATAGCCGAGCTGGCCGGGCGGGACATCCGCGTGGCGGTGACGGAGTGGAACTACTGGTACGGGCCGCACGTCTTTGGAGAGCTCGGCACGCGGTACTTTCTACGCGATGCGCTCGGCATTGCGGCGGGAATCCACGAGTACGCACGGCAAAGCGAGCTGATCACCGCGGCGTTCTATGCGCAAACCGTGAACGTGATCGGCGCGGTGAAGACCGACCGTTCCCGCGCGGCGATGGAGACGACGGGCTGGGTGCTGGCGATGTACCGCGAGCATTTCCTCGGCGCACCCCTGCGCACGAGCTGCGGACCGTGGATCGATGCGCAGGCGCTCAGGTCGCCCGATGGTCGGACCGTGCGGTTGGGAGTGGTCAACCCATGGAGCGAGCCGCTGCGGGTACCCCTTGAATGGCGGGGCGGCGCGGTGGCGGGCGGTGGCCGCGGATGGCGGGTCGCCGGCAACGATCCCGCCGCACACAACGATCCGCGCCGGCCCGACGTCGTGGTGATCAGTGACGTGACCGCGGTCGGGCCGGACGTTCTCGAACTGCCGCCGCATTCGGCGACGATTGTCGAGTTCCCTCTGGCGCCGGTACGTTGA
- a CDS encoding 4-phosphoerythronate dehydrogenase, which produces MKIVCAESVLAGAEAFTTLGETTVLPDRAIRREHLLDADALVIRSKTRVTRELLDGTPVKFVGTATAGFDHIDIAACEALGIAWTAAPGCNATSVAEWLVAALLVWSQRRERTLQGRSIAVIGVGQVGSRVARRAEILGLRPLLNDPPRALAEGDPCFRPLDEVLPSADIVTLHVPLTDQGPFATRGMADCRFFEQLKPGALFVNASRGEVVDEDALTLALDSGQVSDAVLDVWQHEPAISPRLLERALLGTPHIAGYSWDGKLAGTVQVYQACCRFFEVRPLWRPAEVSPGVPPPRIEVMPDADASLRAAVRAVYDIERDDRALRGDGAPPGETLADRFERLRRRYPVRREFAAATLLWPGQLDDPPARRLAALGFQVQPAKGLNS; this is translated from the coding sequence GTGAAGATCGTCTGCGCGGAGAGCGTGCTGGCCGGCGCGGAAGCGTTCACCACGCTCGGGGAAACCACCGTGCTGCCCGACCGCGCCATCCGGCGCGAGCACCTGCTGGATGCGGACGCTCTCGTGATCCGATCGAAGACTCGCGTCACGCGCGAGCTGCTCGACGGCACGCCTGTAAAGTTCGTCGGCACCGCGACCGCCGGATTCGACCACATTGACATCGCCGCGTGCGAGGCGCTCGGCATCGCGTGGACCGCCGCCCCCGGCTGCAACGCGACCAGCGTTGCGGAGTGGCTCGTCGCCGCATTGCTCGTCTGGTCCCAGCGCCGCGAGCGGACGCTGCAGGGCCGTTCGATCGCGGTGATCGGTGTCGGCCAAGTCGGCAGCCGGGTGGCTCGCCGCGCAGAAATCCTCGGTCTGCGGCCATTGCTGAACGACCCACCGCGCGCGCTCGCGGAGGGCGACCCCTGCTTCCGGCCGCTCGATGAAGTGTTGCCCAGCGCCGACATCGTCACGTTACACGTTCCGCTGACCGACCAGGGCCCGTTCGCCACGCGCGGCATGGCGGACTGCCGTTTCTTCGAGCAGCTGAAGCCGGGCGCGCTGTTCGTGAACGCCTCCCGCGGGGAGGTCGTGGACGAGGACGCGCTGACTCTGGCGCTCGACAGCGGCCAGGTCAGCGACGCGGTGCTGGACGTCTGGCAGCACGAGCCGGCGATTTCGCCGCGTCTTTTGGAGCGCGCGCTGCTCGGCACCCCCCACATCGCCGGCTACTCGTGGGACGGCAAGCTCGCTGGCACCGTTCAGGTCTACCAGGCGTGCTGTCGCTTCTTTGAGGTCCGCCCGCTGTGGCGGCCGGCGGAGGTTTCGCCGGGCGTCCCTCCCCCACGCATCGAGGTCATGCCCGATGCCGACGCTTCGCTGCGCGCCGCAGTTCGCGCCGTGTACGATATCGAGCGTGATGACCGCGCACTGCGCGGCGACGGCGCGCCACCGGGCGAGACGCTCGCGGACCGCTTCGAGCGGCTGCGGCGGCGCTACCCCGTACGCCGCGAGTTCGCCGCCGCCACGCTGCTATGGCCCGGCCAGCTCGACGATCCGCCGGCCCGGCGGCTTGCCGCGCTCGGCTTCCAGGTGCAGCCAGCAAAGGGCCTCAACTCGTGA
- a CDS encoding ThuA domain-containing protein: protein MNNHIRIHTMSSLLMVLAGVIGAPGKPPTEEQMEKIRAAIPDRPQVAPRKPRRLLVFSLTKGFRHSAVECGAFTLLEMGRKTGAYTAEESTDPAVFAAASLQRFDAVAFNNTTGELFDDPALKSAFMSWVRAGGGVVGIHAATDTFYKWPEFGEMMGGYFDGHPWHEKVVLRIEEPDHPLLRAFGGRDRFEVTDEIYQFRDPYSRSRLRVLISLDPDRIDMTKKGIKRTDRDFAVSWVRRFGEGRVFYCSLGHREEIFWNTTVLTHFLDGIQFALGDLPADATPRPGPR, encoded by the coding sequence ATGAACAACCACATCCGGATCCACACGATGAGCTCGCTACTGATGGTGCTGGCCGGCGTGATCGGTGCGCCCGGCAAACCGCCGACCGAGGAGCAGATGGAAAAAATCCGCGCGGCGATTCCCGACCGCCCGCAGGTGGCACCCCGAAAGCCCCGCCGCCTGCTCGTGTTTTCGCTGACCAAGGGTTTCCGGCACTCGGCGGTCGAGTGTGGCGCGTTCACGCTGTTGGAGATGGGCCGTAAAACCGGCGCGTACACCGCCGAGGAGAGCACCGACCCTGCGGTGTTCGCTGCCGCCTCGCTCCAGCGCTTCGACGCGGTCGCGTTCAACAACACCACCGGCGAGCTGTTCGATGACCCGGCACTCAAGTCCGCGTTCATGAGCTGGGTGCGCGCCGGTGGCGGCGTCGTCGGCATTCACGCAGCGACGGACACCTTCTACAAGTGGCCCGAGTTCGGCGAGATGATGGGCGGCTACTTCGATGGCCATCCCTGGCACGAAAAGGTCGTGCTGCGCATCGAAGAGCCGGATCACCCGCTGCTGCGCGCGTTCGGCGGGCGCGACCGGTTCGAAGTCACCGACGAAATCTACCAGTTCCGCGATCCCTATTCGCGCAGCCGGCTGCGAGTGCTGATCAGCCTCGACCCTGACCGGATCGACATGACGAAGAAGGGCATTAAGCGCACCGACCGCGACTTCGCTGTGTCATGGGTGCGCCGGTTCGGTGAAGGCCGCGTGTTTTACTGCTCGCTCGGCCATCGCGAGGAGATTTTCTGGAACACGACGGTGCTCACGCACTTCCTTGACGGCATCCAGTTCGCGCTCGGCGACCTTCCCGCCGACGCGACTCCGCGCCCCGGGCCCCGGTAA
- a CDS encoding nitroreductase family protein has product MAAVATDREPAPSALLELARRRSSCRAYAPEPVPEATIRLCLECARLAPSACNRQPWRFAVVRDPPLRARIVHEGFLPGLGMAWAAEAPVLLVLGMVRDLVTHRIGAGVAGVDYPWVDIGIAGEHFVLAATEQGLGTCWIGWIRPRTLRRLLGWPPTVRPVAVITVGRPAPDAPPRPPAERRRPLEDLVLWR; this is encoded by the coding sequence ATGGCGGCGGTGGCAACAGACCGCGAACCGGCCCCATCGGCCCTGCTCGAGCTGGCTCGCCGTCGCAGCAGTTGCCGCGCGTACGCGCCGGAGCCAGTACCGGAGGCAACCATCCGGCTCTGTCTCGAATGCGCGCGACTGGCCCCCTCCGCCTGCAACCGGCAGCCGTGGCGGTTTGCGGTCGTCCGCGATCCCCCGTTGCGAGCGCGCATCGTGCACGAAGGCTTCCTGCCCGGCCTGGGCATGGCGTGGGCCGCGGAGGCGCCGGTGTTGCTGGTGCTGGGCATGGTGCGCGACCTCGTCACCCATCGCATCGGCGCGGGGGTCGCCGGCGTCGACTACCCCTGGGTGGACATCGGGATCGCCGGCGAACACTTCGTGCTGGCCGCCACCGAACAGGGGCTGGGGACCTGTTGGATCGGCTGGATTCGTCCCCGCACGCTGCGACGGCTTCTCGGCTGGCCACCGACCGTACGGCCGGTCGCGGTCATCACGGTCGGCCGGCCCGCCCCGGACGCACCGCCGCGCCCGCCCGCAGAGCGACGACGCCCGCTGGAGGACCTGGTGCTGTGGCGCTGA